aaaaacaaaagatagTGATTCATTAATAATTCATAGCGATTAATCATTGTCCTCAGTGATAAGTAGCAATAGCAATAGCAGTATTTGTAACACACCACAATATCCTACATAACACAGTTTTAGAGTATCCTAAGCCAAAACAGATTACCCTACATAACAGAgtctcaaaatatcaaaagaGTATAGTTTGATCAAATTCTCTCTACAAAATATGTCCTACACAACTTTTAGTCAACATTGAAATCGCATTCTATTTTGTTGTTGGTTGTTTGTAGCGTGGGGTGGGGACGAATTTCATAAACTCTGCCAAGCGTGCAGCTATCCCAGAACTTGCTCCTTACATTGAGTCCATCTTAAAAGTTATTTTTCTCTTAGATTGCAGCTTCTCAGGCCTTGTCACTTGTTGTGCaggtggaggtggaggtgggTCTGATGGAGAGACTTAGTATGATTTTTAACAGAATTAAAAACTAATACAATCCAATTAAAAGATATcaatatataattaaagaatCCCGCTAGAAAAACAATGGAATATATTTACAATGGCTACAGTGGGTTTTAGAATTGGCCCAATAGAATAAAAACACCCCCTTCTCCCACCAAACCTTAATTTTAACTATTCAAGTTTTAACCATCCTTCCCCCACCCACCCACACCCCCCAAATTTGAAAATACAGTAGCACACACCCTAACCGTCGGTGCTGCAACAGAATCTCCCACGATAGTCCACTGCAAACTGCACATCCGGCGCCATCCACACACTTCTCCCGCAAGAATCAAGGTCGGCCATTCACGGTGGTCGCGCACTGCTCCCCTCTTCCCGCGTGCCTTCCTCACACCACTATCGAAAGTTGATGTCGTCGAGAAGCTCCTGGTAGCCGTCGCCGCGCCGCCAACCGTACGCATCCGGGGTCGCACTCCATTGCACCTGACCTAGCGCTGACCCCGGAGCTTCTTTGCGCCCCCGCTATTTTTGCGTGAATGCCCCCGACGCCGGGGTTTCTCCCTCCTGCTCGCTGCTGTCAAAGGTTAGTTGCTTGTTGGTTGTTTATTTCATGAATAGTTGTTCATGCAAAGGATTTAGTTGATGGTTGATTGAAATGGATGTGTTGCATCtaggggtggcaagcggggaagcccgccccgccccgccagaAGCCTGCCTTTTGGCGGGctggcccgccccgccccgcctagtGAGGCGGTCCTAGAATCCTAGCCCGCCCCGCCTAACTGCGGGCTGGCGGGCTGGCGGGCTAAGCCCGCCAaagctcctctttttttttttttttactattaactactaagtaatatatataatttcacaatcatattaataaatttataatttctaatggcataaaaaattatattttttatattcacaaacattaaagtctttgtaattataaatatctaataaatataattataaaccaaattttcattcaaaatataagtataaatattctctccaaagcaaaataaatataatccaaaacataattataaatattgtctccaaaataacataaacataattcaaaacactcaatttttatcttcatactCTTGTAAGTTAGGTTGGGGGAAGTTAGGTATTGacaaaaaaattgcaaaaatacCCCCTCACTAATAAAAACCTTGGCCcggcggggaagcccgccccgccccgccaaagcccGCCAAAACCCGCGGTTTAAGCGGTGCGGGTTAGGCGGGCTTTTGCTATTTGGCGGTCCCGATTTTCGAGCCCAGCCCgccttttttggcgggttacACGGACCGGCCCGGCGGGTTTAGGCCCGTTTGCCACTCCTAGTTGCATCTGCTTAAAGGTGTATATATTTGATTTATTGCACTAATTTAAAAGAAAACTTATTGTGGTTGGTGCTAATTTATTGGTTTTTAACCACTGTCgtttatatacttttttatttgggTTATGTTTGTCCAGGCAGAGAAGCTCCTGGTTGCTATCGCTGTGCCGCCAAACTTTCGCACCCGGCATCACACTCTCTTCCACCGGACCCGACGGTGACCGCCTCCCTCATCGCTGCTTCAATAGGTTAGTTGATGGCTATGGATTTATTTGATAAACAGATGTTTACTCAACGGCTTTGGTTAAGTTACtgaatttttcttcttctgtacaccattttattatttgaataatttGTTAGATATTTATTATCAACTATAGTGGATGTTCCATATACTATGTATGcagatgttcattttattctGTGTTGGATTTGAGTTTCACTCTATTTTATTGATTAAAGTGAAGGCAATCATTTAGTTATGCTTTGATGAATTTAAGATTTTCTTCTCATCCCTATTGACTTTTCACTAGGTtgaaaagtaaaagattttTAGTATTAAAACCTGAAAATTTTGATACTTGAATGGACCATTTTTATGGGTTTAATGTTGCCAAATAAGAAACCAAACATGTCTATTATTTTGTAGTTTCTAGGCTTAGTGGAGCATCATGGCTTGCGTATAACTGTTGCTGATGCACGGTTCTGCAAGCCATTGGATTGTTTCCGCAGCCAGTTATatacatctttaaagatattaTAAATCGCGGATAACTCGTGCatttttttgcataaaaactggGCAGTGGAGGCCAATGGTTCTTCCATATTGTTATATTGACCACGGATCGCCTACTGATCAGTGGCCTTGCTCCAACTCAGATAGCAACAACTGTGTTAAACATACTTAGACAGACAAGGGAGGCACTAGAGATTATGTCATAAAAAGAGAAATATCAATAGGGGTTAAATTTTCACTCCTTACAATATACACATATTAACGATATAAATCACCTTGTGTAACACAAACAAGGTACTATTAGAATGTGAATTACGTAAATGTTAGTAACAATGTAGTTATATCAAATAGTAGTATCAGCTGGTTGCAACTTGCAAGGAAgaaataatatcaatttttcgATGCTATTTGCTGAGGAAGTTGGTTCATGAAATgaccaaatttaaaatagtttttttagATCGTTTATTACAAACTCAATCCAAAATTGGCAAAATCTACAAAATGGCATTTTACATGGCATTTTTGCTTGATCTCTCTCTCATTCTTATCTTTCCTATTTTGCAAATTTGAGACTTCTCTATCTATCACTTACCTGATCATGTTAAAAACTTTTACCTTGTATTTAACTATACTTTTTAAATTGCACACTTTCTAATCAAATAAACATCCacttaagaataaaaataaccatctacatacctagtgaattgaacatccaacatattttaattttatgtacTTAAATTCAATCCAATCAACTAAATATCCACTTAAAAATGAAAATAGTCATCCGCATACCTAGTAAATGAACAATCgacatattttaatttaaaaatatgatttgaaattGACCATTTCACTAGTGATCAATGATCATGTATTTTAGTTAGCCAGCAATAGCAAGGTAACTATTTTGTGACGAAACTAACTTATTCTTTTTGTTTAATgcattttattattctattaattACTTAACCCTTCATTTTTTCATTGTTGTTACCCTTCATGCATTGATGACACGAATATATTATACGTTGAAAAGGATTAGAACCATCTGAATGATGCAAATACGTGAACCACATACATAGATGTAGGTTAATTTAGAAAAACATTAAAATCAAAGGTGAGTTCACTCTTATTTAATCTTTGTCACAATTTAATTTACACCACtatctataaaatttatatatattgagAACGATAAAGTTTTCTAGTTACTCTTTCTAACGAGTAaaagattaatttaattttaatacattgtCAATATAAATTAGTTTTATGCATGTATCTGACTATTGTTATTACCATTTTACTTTAACTGCGtgaataattatctaaaaaaatagatGTAATTGGTCGATTacgtaaaatattttacacaatcagtgtatcaaaattaaattacttaacgatataaaaaaattttgccTTTATATATTCACATAAGGTacacaataattaattaatacaaaaaaCTATACATCCAcctgaaaatgaaaataatcaTTCGAATACCTATTAAACTAAACATCTAGTATAATTTAATTGTATCTAGTTGAATCTAATACTAACAACCAAACATCCACTCAACAATAGTAATATGAACATCTAACATCTTTCATAATTTAATTGTATTACTTGAATTCAATCCAACCAACTAAATACTTAATAATTATATTCCAAATTTCTGACATTCTTCATAATTTGCTGAGGAAGAATTACAGAAGAAGTTGATATCTGagatagaaaaaaaagataGCATCTCTAATAATAGAGGAAAAATAATCCAATACAAATTAGCTTATGTGAAAAAGTTGATTTGGTTAGTGCAACAACCACCATGCCTCTTGAGTATAGAAACTATTTTAACTCTAAAGGTGCATACAAATTATGAAATTAAGTCTTATGGCCATCATTAACAATAATGTAGTTAATTTTAAAGAACATTGTGTTTTGAGATTTTACATCTTTTATAGTTGAAGAACAGAAAAAAACAATGACTAAGTCTAAACAAAATGCACAACACTAGCTAACACTTTATGTTATTATTATGTTAATATAATTAACATGCACAAAAAATGGCTCTAATAAACTGACCAATTGAAACAAGACATTAAGAACAGGATAGGATAAGACATTGAAGGAAAGAAACATAAATTTTTGTGATCTTatattctgtttggtgataaactaaaataaattataaaaatttaatttattctcattttttttcatttaaaaaatttgagatgaaaaatataataataacaaatataatcatgaaaaattaataggaataataagagaaaaaataaaaaataagttgtatcTTGTTAGTATCTCCGTATCCTTCCTATCTCAATGTCCTATAAAACGTATTGTCTCTGTCTATATCTTCTCTGCCAAATACGATTCTGTATTTCTGTGTCCCTATCTCAATGTCCTATAAACAAATGTAGCCATTGTGTCGGAAGTATCACCACCACCATAAAAAGTGGCATGTCCACCCTGCCAACCACCACCATAGTCAGTAATGGCACCTTCAAGATtgataacaataaataaaacaatGAGAGCAACTTTGCAGTTTGTGTATAACCTTGTGGATGCTGGTCTGCATGGCGCTTGGTGTTagaatttttgttgtttttctgaATTTGGGTGCTGAGAATTATGTTTTTTTCGAAAGCGTTAGGTGCCAAGTTTAGGCGCTGGGGCCAAGACTCTGAGAATTAGAAAATTTTTGGACATTAGACGCTAGTATTGGGCACTAGGTGCccattctcttcttcattgcagGCGCCACAAAGAGGACGCTGGGCTCCCATTCCTTGGGTGCTTCCATGGGCGCTGAGGGCCATGTTATGGTTACTAAGCACTCAATCTTGTTGCTTTCTGGGTATTTTTTCTAATTGCTCATCTTTACCTAAATTCTTCAAAAATAACTCGAGcacataatttttaaaaaactccAAATGACATAGATTAGTGgtgaaatttttaataaaacataaaaaaaacttttaaaaagacggaaaaaactactaaaaataccAAGACTTTAAAGATCTAATTACCTTATAAATTATAATGAAATTTAttaaaaacttatttattttatacgTATGTTAAATACTTTATTGTTAATAGTAGAAAAAGCAGGCAGTGTGATAAAAATgatacttaaattttttaaaataataaaaatttattagaattaaaatatctaatttgAGATTCGTTCAGAATCAATTTAGATATATTctaattattgttatttgtaTTATAAAgtaaatgaagaaaaaaaaaatattgaggGTAAACCATCaaaatatagtaaaaaatttattatgattacaaaaataatacaaaaaatatgaaCGATAAATAAAtctgtaataatttaaaaatatgaaaaatataaaaaatatcaatttttttatagatgacaaaaaaattgtatttggTAAATCTTATGCATTTGattcaacttttttttaaatatttgcataattatttaaaaaatacatgccaaaagttaaaacaaatttaattttatattatcttaatacaaaattatcaaattttaaaaataaaaaatcacaaactttaaataaaaattacaaacataatattaaaatctaatttttaaattttaaaatatatatttaatatttagttatttttatcatatttttatgattatttttgttCAACTATATTAATTTTAGGATACAATTTTCATAACATGACGTAACCAGTGGCAAACTGGCAATTCATACTCCGACAGTCTTTTActactttaattatttatttatttatcttttttgtcTTAATCGATCATTAGATATATTCACATGTCATAAACTCATAACTCATAAGACTGACTTTTCAAATATTACttgttatatttatatatttctcAATATTCTTTGAAGTCTTTTGTAAGCTTTACAGCTCTAATTTTTGATGGTATTCTTTGAAGTCATAAATGTGTTCAGTTCAGacttcaattcctctttgtcTTCCAAGCAACTCTCTCAGAGGAGAACCTCTTCTACAGTTATCAACAAGCTCTTAAAAATGAACTTTTTCATCACTTAATTTCGTGCTGCCTGATTCAAAAATCCTCTTCCTAACAGGTCTTAGTACTACTCTTTCTAGGTTTACATTGTCTTTTTGGttggtattattattattattattattattatttggttgCTGTGATGTAGACGAGTTGTGTTTGTTTCAGAAACTAGAGATTGGATTATGTATGTATTCATTGCAATTAGATATATGATTAGGGtttgtttttgctttgtttCTCTCAAAGCTTTCATAGGATTTGTTATGAGGGAGTTCATTACTTCTTTCTTAATACGTGATCCATTTTAATGATTAAGAGGGGAATCCAAACCTACAAGGATGCATTCAAGTATTCAAACCCATCATAGATTTactctttttaatttcaaaacaaGCACTCCTTGGAATAACTTCTTATTCTCAATGTTTCTGTTTTATAGTTATAAAAATGTGATAGTTTCTTcatctttgaaaagaaaatttgcAGCCAATTTGAGTTTTGGTAAAGATTAATAATGAGTATATGACTAATACATGCAACTATGGAGAAAATCGTATCTTTTTGGGGACAGACAGATTttcttataatattttatagGATTCAGCTGCTATGGCCACATGTTAAGGTTAtgtagaatttaaatttttaatgtatttgttatttatttattaaagcaaAATGTTAAGAAACTTCTATTAATAGTAATTTTGAACGCATGTTAACTACATCCTATTTGGGTTTATATTATGTGTaaggatttaaaaaaaaaaaactaatttttaaacgGTCTCATCTCCAAATTTGAAATTACTACCAAACACACTTTTATCTCCGTTTTTGTCTCCGCTATTTTCTGTGTTTGGACTAATAAAGCCTTATGACACAGTCACTAGTTTCTTATagttttattattcatattctCCTTCTTCAGGTTTCCAAAATTAAGATAACTTATATGATACAGGTTATGTATTCAGTGGCAGGTTAATTTGGGAAGAAATTACAGAACTGGAAAGGAACCATGGCTAGTCTTAAAAATGATGAGCTGCCAATGCTGTTGAGAAAGGAATCAAAGGATGAAGAACAATATGATGAGACCCTGAATTCCAAATTGCAGAGATTCTTATCCAGGACACAAAGTTCAATTGCAATTCCTATGAGCACCCTGGAGTCATATGATAGCGAAACTAGTCTTGTTGGACACACTGGTCCACTGAAGAGTGAGAGAAAAACCCCCTTTCCACAAATGAGCGGTCCACTATATGCTACCGGAACTGTCAGTCATTTACAGCAGAGGATGGTTGGTAcaggaagaaaagaagatgaaagaaaGACAGAAAAATTTGATGCTTTCCGTGGCACTGGTTCGAATAACTGGCATAATAACCATGATAAGGAAAATGAACACTTAATGAGGTCTGGACAACTTGGAATGTGTGATGATCCTTATTGCACTTCTTGCCCAACATACTTCAAGCCTTCTCAACATAAAGTTTCAAAATCTTCGACAATATTTGATCCCAAGGTAGCATCATAGTCGAAAATTTAATGGTACATAGCTTTTCATGGTATAGATCTTGATTCTAGATGCAAGTATAGCCTTCTAGATGTTTGATAAATTGACTTATGTGATTCTCAAGTAGCCTATATAATTTTCataattattcatatcttttttttaccTTTTACATTGTTTCTATTGTCAGTTGCTTCAATAGATATACTTTAGTATCTATCTTGTAATCTGTATCATCGTaatataatttagtatttattttgtgtTATACATCAAGATGATGACTGGTATTTCCGTGAAAAGCACTTTCGATTGGTATTTACCTAGATATGCATTCATAATAACAGGAAAACGGTATTAACCAAAAGGAACCAAATGTATCTTGACCAAAACCCTTTTAGTTACTCAAGCTGCACCAATGCATCTTGTTCTCTTGACTGCTGAAATTAGTTTTGTTGTTGCTATCACTGTTCACTTTGAGTTATTGTCACATGGGTACTTCAAGCTGTCTCATTGTTTATCAATAGTCAATAGAAATTTTTCTAAGACTATTCAAAGCTGAACCGTATCATTATTCTTTACCTTCATTTTATTGTAGATATTTATCATGTATTATCGGTCTATAACTTTTGCATAATGTAAGCTACTTTTGTTCATATTCTGAATGCCTGCAGTTCCACAATGCTCTCTATGGGGACGCCAAGGGATTTGCAACAAAGTTTTATTCCCTTTGTTGTTCGTACATTCCTGGAGTTATAAATCCTCACACTAAAGTCATACAACAATGGAACAAGATTTTGGCCATTTTTTGCTTGGTTGCTATTTTTGTGGAtccattatttttctttgtattttATGCACGAGAGGTATGATTGTTTCTGATAATACTTAATTGCAACATCTTGCAACATGCAGTCTCTTATTTTTCCTTGATACTATGCCTAAGGTTACTCTGCaccttttttcttttcactGGTTGTAGGATCATAATTGTATTGTTGTCGACTGGTCAATGACAACAACACTTGTTATTGTTCGAAGCTTGAATGATTTGGTATATTTCTTTAACATTCTTCTCCAGGTATGTTCTCTATAACTACCATTTTAAAAAGGTTCCTTTGCACTCCTTCTAATTTATACAAATCAATATATACTTGTGGAACATTACTGCATTGATAATACAAGTGGAGGATTTTCTGATATCTTGTTGAGTCACTCAACACAATCTTAGCCTCAATTCATCTGAAATTGTTCCATATATCTTTGAATCATAGATGTTTTTTCTGTTTCAATCCACAAACCTTAGACTTCAGAGTATTGatgtttttatcttttttcccCGTTGTTAAAGGATATTTGTTATTTACTGAAGTTAATATGACATACAGTGTCAACTACCTTTTATAGATTAGACGGGAAGAAATTACAAATGAAATGGTTAACCAAAACAGATGATAATAATCTGGACTATAACCTTGTTACTTCTAAGTAGAGCTGCATTCTGTGCCAATTTCTTTGCTTTGCTATTTTTGAGGTTAAAGCCAAGGGGaatagagaagaaaaataactaTGCATTATGTTATGAATTCTAAGCATGGATGTTAAGTTTTCTCGTCTAGTGTCCAACTTTCTGTTATTAAAGGCTTACATATGCAACCAAATGTTATTAAAGGCTTACATATGCAACCAAATTGCCACTTTGCAGTTCAAATTGGCTTATGTTTCTCCTGAGTCAAGGGTGGTTGGTACTGGAGATTTAGAGGACCATCCGAAGAAAATCGCACTTCATTACCTTCGGGGTTATTTTTTTCTTGACTTATTTGTTGTATTTCCTCTTCCTCAGGTAGATGTCTTCCCATCTCCCTTTCTTTGCTTGTCATGTTTTTTCAATTTACAAATACCCATTTTTTCATGATGTCTTCCCATCTCCCTTTCACCATGAATACTTTcagactttattttttattttttatgaaggCAATGAGATCCAAAAATgtatatttttctaatatataaTGTATGTTCTTGCACAGTTAGGATTTTAGTTGCCATACATCTTtgataaaaaaaggaaaacacaaagttCGTTGGTGCTTCCATTATATTGAGATTGTCATTGATTAGTTTGACTTTATTGGAATTTTGTATTTCAACTTATTTGAAATTTAGTCATTTTGTAaccatactcctttccatgacatATATAGTGAAATATGTGCAGATAATGATATTGTTTGTCCTGCCAAAATCCCTTGGGGGAGCAAATTATGCTAAGAATCTTCTGCGTGCAGCAATCCTTGTGCAGTACATCCCCAGATTGTTTAGATTTCTGCCTATGCTAATTGGCCAGTCTCCATCAGGATTTATATTTGAGTCAGCCTGGgcaaattttataataaacCTTCTAATTTTTATGCTATCTGGACATGTTGTTGGCTCTTGCTGGTACCTCTTTGGTCTACAGGTGAGTGAAAACAGCATTCGAAGcttgtttttctttaaatatataaaaaaatatgatacgCTGTGATTTGTCGCCCTCTGTTCAAGAGGTGGCAAGCTCTTGTTATTATAGGTTTCAGTATTAGAAGCTACCAACTGAATGCCTAAACCTCAAACTATGATAAGagtgaaagagaaaaaaaaaaaagcataaaagtaatgtatgatcaacttgaagacaCACTTTAATGTCACAATGCCAGTTATATTATCATATGGAATGAGAT
The genomic region above belongs to Arachis stenosperma cultivar V10309 chromosome 5, arast.V10309.gnm1.PFL2, whole genome shotgun sequence and contains:
- the LOC130980097 gene encoding probable cyclic nucleotide-gated ion channel 20, chloroplastic isoform X1 yields the protein MASLKNDELPMLLRKESKDEEQYDETLNSKLQRFLSRTQSSIAIPMSTLESYDSETSLVGHTGPLKSERKTPFPQMSGPLYATGTVSHLQQRMVGTGRKEDERKTEKFDAFRGTGSNNWHNNHDKENEHLMRSGQLGMCDDPYCTSCPTYFKPSQHKVSKSSTIFDPKFHNALYGDAKGFATKFYSLCCSYIPGVINPHTKVIQQWNKILAIFCLVAIFVDPLFFFVFYAREDHNCIVVDWSMTTTLVIVRSLNDLVYFFNILLQFKLAYVSPESRVVGTGDLEDHPKKIALHYLRGYFFLDLFVVFPLPQIMILFVLPKSLGGANYAKNLLRAAILVQYIPRLFRFLPMLIGQSPSGFIFESAWANFIINLLIFMLSGHVVGSCWYLFGLQRVNQCLRDACHNSKIPGCMTFIDCGHGHDGVFQPGQTSNQWNNNTDAVACLNPPSDGGFAYGIYQNVVPLTTETNVINKYIYSLFWGFQQISTLAGNLVPSTFVWEVLFTMAIIGSGLLLFAILIGNIQNFLQALGRRRLEMQLRGRDVEQWMSHRRLPENLRRRVRQAERYSWAATRGVNEEMLMENLPEDLQRDIRRHLFKFIKKVRIFALMDEPILDAICERLRQRTYIKGSIILSMGCLVDKMVFVVRGKLESVGEDGIRLPLSEGDACGEELLTWYLEHSSVSTDGRKVRLPGQRLLSNRTVRCLTNVESFSLRAADLEEVTILFTRFLRSPRVQGALRYESPYWRSLAAIRIQVAWRYRKKRLSRADSAV